One Carassius carassius chromosome 20, fCarCar2.1, whole genome shotgun sequence DNA segment encodes these proteins:
- the rabggtb gene encoding geranylgeranyl transferase type-2 subunit beta translates to MGTQVKDVIIKPDAPNTLLLDKHADYIAAYGSKKDDYEYTLSEYLRMSGIYWGLTVMDLMGQLSRMNCEEIVEFIKSCQHDCGGISASIGHDPHLLFTLSAVQILSLYDSINVIDVDKVVDYVKGLQQEDGSFAGDKWGEIDTRFSFCAVATLALLGKLDEINMDKAVEFVLSCMNFDGGFGCRPDSESHAGQIYCCTGFLSITGRLHRVNADLLGWWLCERQLPSGGLNGRPEKLPDVCYSWWVLASLKIIGRIHWIDKAKLRSFILACQDEETGGFADRPGDMVDPFHTLFGVAGLSLLGDEQIKPVNPVFCMPEDVLQRVGLQPDLLS, encoded by the exons ATG GGGACCCAGGTTAAAGACGTGATCATTAAACCTGATGCTCCAAACACGCTCCTTTTAGACAAGCACGCAGACTATATTGCAGCCTATGGCTCCAAGAAGGATGACTAT GAGTACACGCTGTCAGAGTACTTGAGAATGAGTGGCATCTATTGGGGTCTGACAGTGATGGACCTGATGGGTCAGCTGTCTCGAATGAACTGCGAGGAGATCGTAGAGTTCATCAAGTCCTGCCAGCATGACTGTGGAGGCATCAGCGCCAGCATCGGCCACGACCCTCATCTCCTCTTCACCCTCAGTGCTGTACAG ATCCTGTCGTTGTATGATAGCATTAATGTTATTGATGTGGACAAAGTGGTGGACTATGTTAAAGGACTGCAGCAGGAGGATGGCTCGTTCGCAGGAGACAAATGGg GAGAAATAGATACACGGTTTTCCTTTTGTGCGGTTGCGACGTTGGCACTACTG GGCAAGTTGGATGAGATCAACATGGACAAGGCCGTTGAGTTTGTGCTGTCCTGTATGAACTTTGATGGTGGGTTTGGTTGTAGGCCTGATTCAGAGTCCCATGCTGGTCAG ATTTACTGCTGCACTGGTTTCTTGTCGATCACTGGTAGGCTTCATCGAGTAAATGCGGATCTGTTGGGTTGGTGGCTCTGTGAAAGACAGTTACCATCAGGAGGCTTAAATGGGAGACCAGAGAAG CTGCCTGATGTCTGCTATTCCTGGTGGGTTCTTGCCTCTTTGAAGATCATTGGCAGAATTCACTGGATTGACAAAGCAAAACTGCGCAGTTTTATTCTTGCTTGCCAGGATGAAGAGACTGGAGGCTTTGCTGACAGGCCTGGAGACATG GTGGATCCTTTCCACACTCTGTTTGGTGTGGCTGGTCTGTCTTTGCTGGGAGATGAGCAGATCAAACCAGTGAACCCTGTGTTTTGCATGCCTGAGGATGTGCTTCAGAGAGTTGGCCTCCAACCAGACTTGCTGAGCTGA